Below is a genomic region from Candidatus Dormiibacterota bacterium.
GGTTCGCGCGGATCCGAGTCCGGCGACGTAGCTCGCCCCCAAAACGAGGGACGTCGCTTTCAGGAATGCGGCGCGGCCGCAGCTATCGGGAGGATCGCTCATGACCTCTTCTTCTCGCTCTCGATTCACATCGCATTCATCGTACATTTACCGCACGTCACGGGTGATCTGAGCGTGCGTGGTCTTGCCGGTAGCAGAGGCCGTGATTTCGAAGACCCAGCGCGTGGCGTACTGCAGCGACAGGTGCGCCGTATACGTTCCATCTCCATTGTCGCTCGCCGTAACCGCAGGACCGGACATCGCCATTGCCGGCATCACCGTAGCCACGCTAACCTCCGCTCCTTTTACGGGCGTGTCGCCCTCTTTGAGCGTGACGGTGAGCGTTTGCGTTCCGAGGCGGGGCGGGTCCGGGTTGAACGCAACGCGAATCGCCGGGCTCGCGCTGCACGCGACGAGAAAAACGAGAGCAAGTGACGTGACAACCTGTTTCATGAACTCTCCCGTGAAGTGAAGGGGTCGCCGGCCGCATGATGGACGGCCGCAACGGCGATGTTGAGCCGAGCGATGGCCCTCAGTAGGTTCTCACGCGCGATTGCTGCATCTGACAGGGCCACGAGCGTTTCCAGCGTCGTTCCCTTGCCCGCCCGATCGCGAAGCAAGGCAAGGCGCAGCTCTTCCCGAGCGCTCACCGTCTGCGTACGAGCCGCAGAGAGATTGCGCTGCGCCGCTTGATACTCACGCCATGCGTTCGCCGCGTCGCGTTGCGCGGAGAGTTGCGCCTCTTCTAGTGCCGCCTTCGCGCGCACGACGTAGGCCTGCGCTTCGTGCGTCGCTGCCGGGCGGCTGCCTCCATCGATCAGCGGCAGCGACGCCGTGATACCGACCTGATAGCCCATCGCCCCAAGAGGCGGGTTCGAGCGGCCGCTGTAGCTTTGCGCATTTGCGGCTACGGTCGGAAGGTATTGCGCCCGTGCAGCCGCCAGTTTCGCTTGCGCCGTCGCGAGCTGTTCGCGAGCGGCGAGGAT
It encodes:
- a CDS encoding FixH family protein, which gives rise to MKQVVTSLALVFLVACSASPAIRVAFNPDPPRLGTQTLTVTLKEGDTPVKGAEVSVATVMPAMAMSGPAVTASDNGDGTYTAHLSLQYATRWVFEITASATGKTTHAQITRDVR